From Microbacterium sp. LWH11-1.2, one genomic window encodes:
- a CDS encoding CoA pyrophosphatase has product MSPDPDTLHGARAELLATAQRSDGWAKGFPAVFDGAQPASVLVLFGRLDSIPAQTDERTVAADLDVLLQRRAATLSSHPGQVSFPGGRREKTDADAIATALREAQEETGLDPAGVEVLATLPEIPLAASNHLVTPVLGWWRSPSRVVAVDHAETVDVFRVPVAQLLDPETRFTSTLHRLGQTFRGPAFDVDGTIVWGFTAMVLDALFDAAGWTLPWDRTVERPIEL; this is encoded by the coding sequence ATGAGCCCCGACCCCGACACCCTGCATGGCGCCCGCGCCGAGCTGCTCGCGACAGCACAGCGCAGCGACGGGTGGGCGAAGGGCTTCCCTGCGGTGTTCGACGGCGCGCAACCGGCATCCGTGCTGGTGCTCTTCGGCCGGCTCGACAGCATCCCGGCGCAGACGGACGAGCGCACCGTGGCCGCCGACCTCGATGTCCTGCTGCAGCGGCGCGCCGCCACCCTCTCGTCGCACCCCGGGCAGGTCTCGTTCCCCGGCGGACGCCGCGAGAAGACGGATGCCGATGCCATCGCCACCGCGCTCCGCGAGGCGCAGGAGGAGACCGGCCTCGACCCCGCGGGCGTCGAGGTCCTGGCCACTCTGCCGGAGATCCCGCTCGCGGCCAGCAACCACCTGGTCACGCCGGTGCTGGGCTGGTGGCGGTCCCCGTCGCGCGTCGTCGCCGTGGACCACGCCGAGACCGTGGACGTCTTCCGCGTGCCGGTCGCGCAGCTGCTCGACCCCGAGACCCGCTTCACCTCGACGCTTCATCGGCTGGGGCAGACGTTCCGCGGGCCCGCGTTCGACGTCGACGGCACGATCGTCTGGGGCTTCACGGCGATGGTGCTCGACGCGCTCTTCGACGCCGCCGGCTGGACCCTGCCCTGGGACCGCACGGTCGAGCGCCCGATCGAGCTCTGA
- the purD gene encoding phosphoribosylamine--glycine ligase, with product MKILVLGSGAREHAIILALRAEHAEHEIFVSPGNAGIAQDATPVTVDPLDGAAVTAFANEHAINLVVVGPEAPLVAGVADALRAHGVPVFGPGKAAAQLEGSKSFAKRVMDAAGVPTGRAVRASTPAGVEDAFDQLGAPYVVKADGLAAGKGVIVTSDRAEALAHAEHYLPSGPVLVEEFLSGPEVSLFFLSDGDTVRALSPAQDFKRALDGDAGPNTGGMGAYSPLPWLAEQFGSEKAFVDEVTRDVALPVIRQLDAEGTPFIGLLYAGLILTPAGVRVIEFNARFGDPETQIVLPRLVTPLSELLFAAASGTLEDQPQPVFSEDVAITVVLASEGYPEAPQTGRPIEGLEDAAAVEGVRLVHAATASPDAPGGSLVATGGRVLNVVAVASDFRTARDRAYEAIGRIRLDGSHYRTDIAARVAD from the coding sequence GTGAAGATTCTCGTCCTCGGTTCCGGTGCTCGTGAGCACGCGATCATCCTCGCTCTGCGGGCAGAGCACGCGGAGCACGAGATCTTCGTCTCCCCCGGCAACGCCGGCATCGCGCAGGACGCGACCCCCGTCACGGTCGATCCGCTCGACGGTGCCGCAGTCACCGCGTTCGCGAACGAGCACGCGATCAACCTCGTCGTGGTCGGCCCCGAGGCCCCTCTGGTCGCTGGTGTCGCCGACGCCCTGCGCGCCCACGGTGTTCCGGTGTTCGGACCGGGCAAGGCGGCGGCCCAGCTCGAGGGCTCGAAGTCGTTCGCGAAGCGCGTGATGGATGCCGCCGGCGTGCCGACCGGACGTGCCGTGCGCGCCTCGACCCCGGCCGGCGTCGAGGACGCGTTCGACCAGCTCGGCGCACCGTACGTGGTCAAGGCCGACGGGCTCGCGGCGGGCAAGGGCGTCATCGTGACGTCCGACCGCGCCGAGGCGCTCGCGCACGCCGAGCACTATCTCCCCTCGGGCCCGGTGCTCGTGGAGGAGTTCCTGTCCGGCCCCGAGGTCTCACTCTTCTTCCTGAGCGACGGCGACACGGTGCGCGCGCTCAGCCCGGCGCAGGACTTCAAGCGTGCGCTCGACGGCGACGCCGGCCCCAACACGGGCGGCATGGGCGCCTACTCGCCGCTGCCGTGGCTCGCCGAGCAGTTCGGCAGCGAGAAGGCCTTCGTCGACGAGGTCACCCGCGACGTCGCACTCCCCGTCATCCGCCAGCTCGACGCCGAGGGCACCCCGTTCATCGGCCTGCTCTACGCGGGGCTCATCCTCACTCCCGCGGGCGTCCGGGTGATCGAGTTCAACGCGCGCTTCGGCGATCCCGAGACGCAGATCGTGCTGCCCCGACTCGTCACCCCGCTCTCGGAGCTGCTGTTCGCCGCGGCATCCGGCACCCTCGAGGACCAGCCGCAGCCGGTCTTCAGCGAGGACGTCGCGATCACGGTCGTGCTCGCCAGCGAGGGCTACCCCGAGGCACCCCAGACCGGACGCCCGATCGAGGGACTCGAGGATGCGGCCGCCGTCGAGGGCGTGCGACTCGTGCACGCCGCGACCGCGAGCCCGGACGCACCGGGCGGATCGCTGGTCGCGACCGGCGGCCGGGTGCTGAACGTCGTCGCCGTGGCATCCGACTTCCGCACCGCGCGCGATCGCGCCTACGAGGCGATCGGACGCATCCGTCTCGACGGATCGCACTACCGCACCGACATCGCGGCCCGCGTCGCGGACTAG